From a region of the Alnus glutinosa chromosome 1, dhAlnGlut1.1, whole genome shotgun sequence genome:
- the LOC133874229 gene encoding cellulose synthase A catalytic subunit 4 [UDP-forming]-like, with the protein MEEREPLPLHVRHVHKLSIFINRSHTLTHSIALAFLIYYRASFLFQDPKSRASPTLPWLLVFASELLLSFIWLLGQAYRWHPVTRTVFPERLPEDDKLPPIDVFICTADPNKEPTVEVMNTVLSAMALDYPPEKLHVYLSDDGGSPLTLHGMRESWRFAKWWLPFCRKYGITTRCPQAYFSAPEDDGGCGRAEFTTERQKIKERYEMFKESIAKVRERDGPKDNSWITARDHPSVIEVIEDDANDTVLADQAKIPLLVYVSREKRPSHPHHFKAGALNVLQRISSVISNSPYMLVLDCDMYCNDPTSARQAMCFHLDSKISPSLSFVQFPQRFHNINKNDIYDSQLRSAFSVQWQGLDGLKGPVLSGSGFYIKRESLCRSAIQQQDINLEELRQSFGSSNELIKSFRHNYKSNGINSRHTLLKETQLLASVTYEKDTKWGKEVGFLYDSVAEDFFTGFMLHCKGWTSVYCDPLKPQFLGSGTTNLNDLMLQGTRWSSGLVEVGLSKFCPLIYGPPRMSLLESMIYGELAFFHFYFLPLWCFATIPQLCLLDGIALYPKVSNPYFVIFLFIFLSALSKHLQEVLLTGGSFQSWRNEQRIWMMKSVTTYLHGSLDAIMMKMGLREASFFPTNKVVDDEQVKLYQMGKLDFQTSNMFLVPMVALIILNMASFVGGLFRVIFLGDWDKIFVQLFISFYILLTNFPIIEGMMIRKDKGRIRSSVTLLSAMFSCGILFLGFIILL; encoded by the exons ATGGAGGAACGGGAACCCCTGCCTCTCCATGTCCGCCATGTCCACAAACTATCCATATTTATTAACAGATCACATACGCTTACTCACTCCATAGCTTTAGCTTTCTTGATTTACTACAGAGCCTCTTTCCTCTTCCAAGACCCCAAGAGCAGAGCATCCCCAACTCTACCATGGCTCCTTGTGTTCGCTTCGGAGCTTCTCCTCTCCTTCATATGGCTCCTCGGCCAAGCTTATCGCTGGCATCCCGTTACAAGGACAGTCTTTCCAGAAAGATTGCCAGAGGATGATAAGCTCCCACCCATTGACGTGTTCATATGCACCGCGGATCCAAACAAGGAACCAACTGTGGAGGTGATGAACACTGTGTTATCAGCCATGGCTCTGGACTACCCACCCGAGAAGCTTCACGTGTATCTTTCGGATGATGGGGGCTCTCCTCTGACTTTGCATGGTATGAGGGAGTCTTGGAGGTTTGCAAAATGGTGGCTTCCTTTTTGTAGGAAGTATGGAATCACGACCAGGTGCCCACAGGCTTATTTTTCGGCTCCAGAGGATGATGGAGGTTGTGGGAGAGCCGAGTTCACGACTGAGCGACAGAAGATTAAG GAAAGGTACGAGATGTTCAAGGAATCTATTGCAAAAGTAAGAGAAAGAGACGGGCCAAAGGACAATAGTTGGATTACTGCTCGAGATCACCCTTCTGTTATTGAG GTGATAGAAGATGATGCCAACGACACAGTGCTGGCAGACCAAGCCAAGATTCCTCTCCTTGTTTATGTTTCCCGTGAAAAAAGGCCTTCTCATCCCCATCATTTCAAGGCTGGAGCACTCAATGTCCTT CAACGAATATCAAGCGTGATAAGCAATTCCCCCTACATGCTTGTGCTGGATTGTGACATGTATTGCAACGACCCCACTTCAGCAAGGCAAGCAATGTGTTTCCACCTTGACTCTAAGATCTCACCCTCCCTATCTTTTGTCCAATTCCCTCAGAGATTCCACAATATCAATAAGAACGACATCTATGACAGTCAGCTGAGGTCAGCATTTTCG GTGCAATGGCAAGGTTTAGATGGACTTAAGGGACCCGTCTTATCGGGGTCGGGCTTTTATATCAAGAGGGAGTCATTGTGTCGAAGTGCCATACAACAACAAG ATATTAATCTCGAGGAACTTAGACAATCATTTGGTTCATCTAATGAGTTAATCAAATCCTTTCGCCACAACTACAAGTCTAATGGGATCAACAGTCGGCATACATTGCTAAAAGAGACTCAATTATTAGCCTCCGTTACTTACGAAAAGGATACTAAATGGGGTAAAGAG GTCGGTTTCTTGTATGATTCTGTGGCAGAAGATTTCTTTACAGGGTTCATGCTACATTGCAAAGGTTGGACTTCGGTTTATTGTGATCCATTGAAGCCACAATTCTTGGGAAGCGGCACCACCAATTTAAACGACTTAATGCTTCAAGGCACGAGATGGAGCTCCGGATTGGTAGAAGTCGGTTTATCAAAATTCTGCCCTCTTATATATGGACCACCAAGAATGTCTCTTCTGGAGTCCATGATCTATGGAGAACTTgcatttttccatttttatttcttgccACTTTGGTGTTTTGCCACTATTCCCCAGCTATGTCTACTTGATGGCATCGCCCTTTACCCAAAG GTCTCAAACCCATATTTCGTTAtatttttgttcatctttttgTCGGCCCTTTCTAAGCATTTGCAAGAGGTCCTCTTAACGGGAGGGTCATTCCAATCATGGAGAAATGAACAAAGGATATGGATGATGAAATCAGTTACAACTTACTTACATGGAAGCTTAGATGCTATTATGATGAAGATGGGATTGAGAGAAGCCAGTTTCTTCCCCACCAACAAAGTTGTCGACGATGAACAAGTCAAGCTATACCAAATGGGAAAATTGGATTTCCAAACATCAAACATGTTTCTTGTTCCTATGGTTGCCCTAATCATCTTGAACATGGCTTCATTTGTTGGTGGGCTTTTTAGGGTGATATTTCTTGGCGATTGGGACAAGATTTTTGTGCAACTTTTCATCTCATTCTATATCTTGCTTACGAATTTTCCAATAATTGAGGGGATGATGATAAGGAAGGACAAGGGACGTATTCGATCATCAGTCACTTTATTATCTGCTATGTTTTCGTGTGGTATTTTGTTTTTGGGATTCATAATTCTCCTTTGA
- the LOC133874239 gene encoding cellulose synthase A catalytic subunit 7 [UDP-forming]-like, translated as MEEREPLPLHVRHVHKLSIFINRSHTLTHSIALAFLIYYRASFLFQDPKSRASPTLPWLLVFASELLLSFIWLLGQAYRWHPVTRTVFPERLPEDDKLPPIDVFICTADPNKEPTVEVMNTVLSAMALDYPPEKLHVYLSDDGGSPLTLHGMRESWRFAKWWLPFCRKYGITTRCPQAYFSAPEDDGGCERAEFTTERQKIKERYEMFKESIAKVRERGGPKDNSRITARDHPSVIEVIADDANDTVLADQATIPLLVYVSREKRPSHPHHFKAGALNVLQRISSVISNSPYMLVLDCDMYCNDPTSARQAMCFHLDSKISPSLSFVQFPQRFHNINKNDIYDGQLRSAFSVQWQGLDGLKGPVLSGSGFYIKRESLRRSAIQQQDINLEELRQSFGSSNELIKSFRHNYKSNGINSRHTLLKETQLLASVTYEKDTKWGKEVGFLYDSVAEDFFTGFMLHCKGWTSVYCDPLKPQFLGSGTTNLNDLMLQGTRWGSGLVEVGLSKFCPLIYGPPRMSLLESMIYGELAFFHFYFLPLCCFATIPQLCLLDGIALYPKVSNPYFVIFLFIFLSALSKHLQEVLLTGGSFQSWRNEQRIWMMKSVTTYLHGSLDAIMKKMGMREASFFPTNKVVDDEQVNLYQMGKFDFQTSNMFLVPMVALIILNMASFVGGLFRVIFLGDWDKIFVQLFISFYILLTNFPIIEGMMIRKDKGRIRSSVTLLSAMFSCGILFLGFIILL; from the exons ATGGAGGAACGGGAACCCCTGCCTCTCCATGTCCGCCATGTCCACAAACTATCCATATTTATTAACAGATCACATACGCTTACTCACTCCATAGCTTTAGCTTTCTTGATTTACTACAGAGCCTCTTTCCTCTTCCAAGACCCCAAGAGCAGAGCATCCCCAACTCTACCATGGCTCCTTGTGTTCGCTTCGGAGCTTCTCCTCTCCTTCATATGGCTCCTCGGCCAAGCTTATCGCTGGCATCCCGTTACAAGGACAGTCTTTCCAGAAAGATTGCCAGAGGATGATAAGCTCCCACCCATTGACGTGTTCATATGCACCGCGGATCCAAACAAGGAACCAACTGTGGAGGTGATGAACACTGTGTTATCAGCCATGGCTCTGGACTACCCACCCGAGAAGCTTCACGTGTATCTTTCGGATGATGGGGGCTCTCCTCTGACTTTGCATGGTATGAGGGAGTCTTGGAGGTTTGCAAAATGGTGGCTTCCTTTTTGTAGGAAGTATGGAATCACGACCAGGTGCCCACAGGCTTATTTTTCGGCTCCAGAGGATGATGGAGGTTGTGAGAGAGCCGAGTTCACGACTGAGCGACAGAAGATTAAG GAAAGGTACGAGATGTTCAAGGAATCTATTGCAAAAGTAAGAGAAAGAGGCGGGCCAAAGGACAATAGTAGGATTACTGCTCGAGATCACCCTTCTGTTATTGAG GTGATAGCAGATGATGCCAACGACACTGTGCTGGCAGACCAAGCTACGATTCCTCTCCTTGTTTATGTTTCCCGTGAAAAAAGGCCTTCTCATCCCCATCATTTCAAGGCTGGAGCACTCAATGTCCTT CAACGAATATCAAGCGTGATAAGCAATTCCCCCTACATGCTTGTGCTGGATTGTGACATGTATTGCAACGACCCCACTTCAGCGAGGCAAGCAATGTGTTTCCACCTTGACTCGAAGATCTCACCCTCCCTATCTTTTGTCCAATTCCCTCAGAGATTCCACAATATCAATAAGAACGACATCTATGACGGTCAGCTGAGGTCAGCATTTTCG GTGCAATGGCAAGGTTTAGATGGACTTAAGGGACCCGTCTTATCGGGGTCGGGCTTTTATATCAAGAGGGAGTCATTGCGTCGAAGTGCCATACAACAACAAG ACATTAATCTCGAGGAACTTAGACAATCATTTGGTTCATCTAATGAGTTAATCAAATCCTTTCGCCACAACTACAAGTCTAATGGGATCAACAGTCGGCATACATTGCTAAAAGAGACTCAATTATTAGCCTCCGTTACTTACGAAAAGGATACTAAATGGGGTAAAGAG GTCGGTTTCTTGTATGATTCTGTGGCAGAAGATTTCTTTACAGGGTTCATGCTACATTGCAAAGGTTGGACTTCGGTTTATTGTGATCCATTGAAGCCACAATTCTTGGGAAGCGGCACCACCAATTTAAACGACTTAATGCTTCAAGGCACGAGATGGGGCTCCGGATTGGTAGAAGTCGGTTTATCAAAATTCTGCCCTCTTATATATGGACCACCAAGAATGTCTCTTCTGGAGTCCATGATCTATGGAGAACTTgcatttttccatttttatttcttgccTCTTTGCTGTTTTGCCACTATTCCCCAGCTATGTCTACTTGATGGCATCGCCCTTTACCCAAAG GTCTCAAACCCATATTTCGTTAtatttttgttcatctttttgTCGGCCCTTTCTAAGCATTTGCAAGAGGTCCTCTTAACGGGAGGGTCATTCCAATCATGGAGAAATGAACAAAGGATATGGATGATGAAATCAGTTACAACTTACTTACATGGAAGCTTAGATGCTATTATGAAGAAGATGGGTATGAGAGAAGCCAGTTTCTTCCCCACCAACAAAGTTGTGGACGATGAACAAGTCAACCTATACCAAATGGGAAAATTTGATTTCCAAACATCAAACATGTTTCTTGTTCCTATGGTTGCCCTAATCATCTTGAACATGGCTTCATTTGTTGGTGGGCTTTTTAGGGTGATATTTCTTGGCGATTGGGACAAGATTTTTGTGCAACTTTTCATCTCATTCTATATCTTGCTTACGAATTTTCCAATAATTGAGGGGATGATGATAAGGAAGGACAAGGGACGTATTCGATCATCAGTCACTTTATTATCTGCTATGTTTTCGTGTGGTATTTTGTTTTTGGGATTCATAATTCTCCTTTGA